One window from the genome of Anaerococcus sp. Marseille-Q7828 encodes:
- a CDS encoding sodium-dependent transporter has protein sequence MTNNITKKDGFTSKLGFTLASIGSAVGMGNIWRFPVMVSLWGGMSFLLPYFLFVILIASTGVIEEFSFGRLTGSGPVHAFGFATGQRGKESLGKKLGIIPVLGSLALAIGYTAVMGWIFRYNYLAINGTLTNFADDNYMIGMTFNKTALAFGNNFWIIAAGISSMIIMSFGIAKGIERANKILMPVLFILLLGLAIYIAQNPAASNGYQYIFNLNTEMLADPKLWVFAFGQAFFSLSIAGNGSVIYGSYLSKDEDIPSSARNIAFFDTLAALLAAFVIIPAMAIGSADLNEGGPGLMFIYLVGVFNKLPTGRILMVIFYLAVLFAGFRQ, from the coding sequence ATGACTAATAATATTACGAAAAAAGATGGTTTTACAAGTAAATTAGGATTTACCCTTGCTTCTATTGGTTCTGCTGTGGGCATGGGTAATATTTGGCGATTTCCTGTTATGGTTTCGCTCTGGGGTGGTATGAGCTTTTTGCTTCCTTACTTCCTTTTTGTAATCCTCATAGCTTCTACCGGTGTTATTGAAGAGTTTTCTTTCGGTAGGCTTACAGGTTCTGGACCTGTCCATGCCTTTGGCTTTGCGACAGGCCAAAGAGGAAAGGAAAGTCTTGGCAAAAAATTAGGAATAATTCCAGTCCTAGGTTCCCTTGCCCTTGCTATTGGTTATACTGCTGTCATGGGTTGGATTTTTAGATATAATTACTTGGCCATAAATGGTACATTGACAAATTTTGCTGACGATAATTATATGATTGGCATGACTTTTAACAAAACTGCCCTTGCTTTTGGCAATAACTTTTGGATAATTGCAGCTGGAATATCTTCTATGATTATTATGTCTTTTGGTATTGCCAAGGGAATCGAAAGAGCAAATAAAATTTTGATGCCAGTTTTATTTATTTTGCTTCTTGGACTTGCCATATATATTGCCCAAAATCCTGCTGCTTCAAATGGATATCAATATATTTTCAACTTGAACACAGAGATGCTAGCAGACCCCAAACTTTGGGTTTTTGCCTTTGGCCAGGCATTCTTCTCCCTTTCTATAGCCGGAAATGGGTCAGTAATCTACGGTTCTTACCTATCCAAGGATGAAGATATCCCTTCTTCTGCAAGAAATATTGCTTTTTTTGACACTTTGGCAGCACTTTTGGCAGCTTTTGTAATCATTCCAGCTATGGCTATCGGATCGGCCGACCTCAATGAGGGCGGTCCAGGCCTTATGTTTATTTACTTGGTTGGTGTCTTTAATAAGCTTCCAACAGGTAGGATTTTGATGGTTATTTTTTATCTTGCAGTTCTTTTTGCAGGTTTTCGTCAATAA
- a CDS encoding PLP-dependent aminotransferase family protein, translating to MSKNFIYEKVYTDFKDKILDGTFKEGQKLPSIRSLSSSAGISKNSVIYAYELLEIEGLIYSQYRNGYFVSKIDPLNNRIEKQNPMENMVTACNSIKYDFSFSGVGDKYFDYTNLGKSFKNTIVSGKMDVISQDDPKGSINLRTSIKNYIKVARNINVSEEQIIVAPGSYELFMILKLIFPDKIFGFENPSYQYTPNSIFKNINNLPMEISEKGVIVDKIDPDISLPVVTPARQFPLTYFMDYNTRVSLLNWASERDDRYIIENDYDAEFKYKLDKIYPLMSMDINDKVIYFGNFSRTISPAVRISYMVLPMHLVNNHFDKLNILRCSVSNFVQEAVSYFIDRGYFEKQVNRMRVSYSKKYDYITDKLKDSKYIKIISTNPGISFVLKTPPIDENELINNLKDRGVKIKPINTYTQDNKGFDNEYLIGFAKLSFDEIDKGLDIMADEVKKLLK from the coding sequence ATGAGTAAAAATTTTATTTATGAAAAAGTTTATACTGATTTTAAAGATAAGATTTTAGATGGTACTTTCAAGGAAGGACAAAAACTTCCATCTATAAGAAGCTTATCCTCAAGTGCAGGTATATCAAAAAATTCCGTAATTTATGCTTATGAATTATTGGAGATAGAAGGCCTTATCTATTCTCAATATAGGAATGGTTATTTTGTAAGTAAAATAGACCCTTTAAATAATCGTATAGAAAAACAAAATCCTATGGAGAATATGGTTACAGCTTGCAATTCAATTAAGTATGACTTTTCATTCAGTGGAGTGGGTGATAAATATTTTGATTACACTAATTTAGGAAAATCATTCAAGAACACAATTGTTTCTGGGAAAATGGATGTTATAAGCCAAGATGATCCTAAAGGTAGTATTAACCTTAGGACTTCCATAAAAAATTATATTAAAGTCGCTAGAAATATTAATGTCAGCGAAGAGCAAATCATTGTTGCACCTGGGTCTTATGAGTTATTTATGATATTGAAGCTAATTTTCCCTGATAAAATTTTTGGTTTTGAAAATCCGAGTTACCAATATACACCAAATTCTATTTTTAAAAATATAAACAATTTGCCAATGGAGATTTCAGAAAAGGGGGTTATAGTTGATAAAATTGACCCAGATATTAGCTTGCCTGTGGTAACACCAGCAAGACAATTCCCTCTAACTTATTTTATGGATTACAATACTAGAGTCTCTTTGCTGAATTGGGCAAGTGAAAGAGATGATAGATATATTATAGAAAATGATTATGATGCTGAATTTAAATATAAGTTAGATAAAATTTATCCTTTGATGAGTATGGATATTAATGATAAGGTCATATATTTTGGAAATTTTTCAAGAACAATCAGCCCTGCGGTTAGAATAAGCTATATGGTTTTACCTATGCATCTTGTAAATAACCACTTTGATAAACTAAATATTTTAAGGTGTTCGGTATCTAATTTTGTTCAAGAAGCAGTTTCTTATTTTATTGATAGGGGTTATTTTGAAAAACAAGTTAATAGAATGAGAGTGAGTTATTCGAAAAAATACGATTATATAACAGATAAGCTAAAGGACTCAAAGTACATAAAAATAATTTCTACAAATCCAGGAATTTCCTTTGTTTTGAAAACACCACCTATAGACGAAAATGAGCTTATAAATAATCTTAAAGATAGGGGAGTTAAAATTAAACCTATCAATACTTATACTCAGGATAATAAAGGATTTGACAATGAATACTTAATTGGATTTGCTAAACTTAGTTTCGATGAAATTGATAAAGGATTAGACATTATGGCTGATGAGGTAAAAAAACTATTAAAATAA